Genomic DNA from Streptomyces sp. GS7:
GACCTGCCAGGCCCCGCGCTTGCGCAGCCAGCTGGTGGCCAACGCCTTGTATTCCGTGACCAGTTCGGCGACCGCCCCCGGGAGGGGCTCGGGCGCCTTCTCCTCGACGGGGGTCCCCTCCACCCACAGCGCGGCCCCCGGCCCGGTCGTGCCGGAGCCGATCCGCACCCGGCCCACGCCGCGGATCAGCGCCCCGGGGTCGCCGTCGGACAGCCGCCCGACCTGCTCGATCCTCCCCAGCGTGCCGATCGCCGCGTACGTCCCGTCGACCCGGGGCACAAGCAGCACCCTCGGCTTGTTACCCGAAGGCCCCGAAGACGCGGCGGCCTGCGCGGCCTCCACCGCCGCCCGTACGTCGGCGTCGGACAGGTCCAGCGGCACCACCATGCCGGGCAGGACGACCTCGTCATCGAGGGGCAGCACGGGCAGAGTGAGCGATGCGGATGCCGGCGACTCAGCAGTCATGATCTCCCCTTCGGCAAGCAAGTTGAGCTTTATCCACTCAATGCCAGGGCCTCCACGGATGTTCCGGCCGCGCGTTCGCTGTGAGCGATCAACGGGGCAACCGGGTACGGGCGCATGCGCGCAGGGCCCGACCGCGGGGAAGGGGGAGGAAGAAGCAGCGGGGAGAAGGAGAAGAGGACGGGCTACCAGTGGGCGGGGCGGCGCAGCCCCGGCGGCAGCCTGGTGGCCGCGTCGCCACGGGCCGCGTTCACCTGCGCCTGGGTCAGGAAGATGCTGCCCGTCAGATCCGCACCGCGCAGATCGGCGTCCCGCAGATCGGCCCCGATCAGGTCGGCGGTGCGCAGATCGGCGCCCTGGAGGTCGGCGGCGATCAGGTAGGCCCCCCGGAGATCGGCCCCCCGCAGACTCGCGCCCTTGAGCCTGGCTCCCATCAGGTCGGCCCCCCGCCGCTCCTTCTTGCGGCCCGGGACCTGCGCCCGTACGAGTTCGCTGACCCGCAGCAGCAGGGCGTTGACCTCGCCCCGGTGGGCGGCCACGTCCACGCCGGCCAGCTCCTCGGGGCCGCCGAGCGTCAGCCGCTCGGTCGTCTCCTGTACGGCCCGCAGCTCGCGGTGCACCGGACGGGCCGCCGGCAGCGTCAGGGCCTCGGCCACGTACCAGAGCAGCTCGTGCAACTGCCGCATCACGCCGAACGCGTCGAACATCGCCCGCGCGGTCCCCGGCGCCTGCCGCCAGTCCTTCCCCTCGAAGGTGACCTGGGAGACCTTCTGGCCGGCGCCGAAGCACTCGAAGACGGTGCAGCCGGAGAAGCCGCGCTGCCGCAGCTCGGCGTGGATCCCGCAGCGGAAGCCGGCCCCCAGGTTCGGGCAGGGCCGCCCGGCCTCCTTGTCGAGGGCGAAGTCCGCCGAGGCCGCGAACGGCAGTGCCACACAGCACAGCCCGAAGCAGCTGCCGCAGTCGGAGAGCAGCGGGAGCCGAGCGGCGTCCGGGGCCTGCGGAGGGGACGGTTCGCGGTCCTTCGACGGGCGGCGCTCGTGCGACACGGCTCTTCTCTGCTCCTGCGGCCGGCGGGCGCGCTCGGTCGTGGCGCCCGCGAAGGGCACCATTCTCCGCGACGACGCGGCGGTCTCCGTAATGAATTGACGGTCTCCGCGAAGAAGCGGCGGCGCCGGGCGCGCGGGGCGCCTCAGTACGTACGCGGGGTGCGCAGCGCCGGGTGCCCCAGGTCCCCGAGGAGCGGCGCGGGCCCGGCGCGCTGGTCGCGCCAGCGGCGCAGCAGCGGCCAGGCGGCCACGCCCAGGGCGAGCGAGAGCAGATGGCCCCAGTCCGTCATGGGGTCGGCAGAGGTCAGCAGATCGGTGACGCCCATGTAGCCGACGGCGGCCAGCAGGGGCCAGCGCAGCCAGCCGGGCAGCAGGACCGCCAGGGCTCCCGTGCAGGTCATCACGCCGAAGCTGATGCCGTAGTCGAGGCGGTGCAGCGAACTGTCCGGCAGCCCGCCCGCGGCCACGGAGAAGCCGACCGGCATTTCGGTGGCGAGGGTGGCCAGCGCATGTCCGCCGAAGAAGACCGCGGCGGTGCGCGGCCCGCCGATCCGCCGTTCCAGCGCCGTCACCACGACGAGGAAGACCAGGGCGAACGAGGAGCCGAGCCCGCCCGCTATCCACAGGGCGCTGGCGACCAGCACCAGCAGCGGGTCCTGCGCGAGATGGGTCACGTCCGTACTGGAGCCCTGGAGCAGCGAGGCGACCAGGGCGGGGTCGCCGTGGTCGGCGAAGAGCGACGTGGCGACGAGCAGCAGCGCGTAGCCGAAGGTGAAGGGGGTGCCGGTGGGGGTGGGGAGCAGCCGCCAGGGCCGCAGTCCCGTCCACGGGCGGCGGGCGGCGGCGTCCTGCGCCGCACCGCCGGCGGCGTCCGTGGCCGCCGTGGCCGGCACCAGCGCCGCGTCGCCGCGCTGCCGGGGCATGCCCGCGAGGATCACCGGCGTGCCGTCGGCCCGCGGGCCGACGCCCGGCCCGTCATCGACCGGCACACCCCCGGCCGTCTCCAGTGTGCTCACTGCCCAAGGCCCCTTTCTCGCGGACTCCCGCGGTTCCGCCGTTCCCGACGGACCCGCCGCTCCACCGCCCTGCACAACGTCCGCGACCACTGTGCCCGCTCAACCCATGAGCCAGCTGTGTACGTGAGATCCGTCACGGCACTCAACCTTTGTGGAGCACGCGACGTTGCCCGGAACCCTCCCTCCGCCACCATCCGCCCGCCGTTGGACCGGCGCACCCGGCGTTGGCCAAGATGGCCGCATGGATCCCGCCCACCCCTGGCATCCGACCGCCGGCCCCGAGTCGGCCGCACGCACCCTCGACCGCCGTCAGGGCCCGTACGGAGAGGTGGTGTTACGGCAACGGGGCCCGGCCGCCGAGGGCCCCGGAACCCTTGCGGCGCCCGGATCCGACGGGCCCGTCTACGAGATCATCGCCAATGGCTGCTTCCTGATGGACACCTCCGACGGGCGCTCCGAGCGGCTGCTGGTCGACGCCGCGCTGGCCGCGCTCCCGGCCGGTCGCGCGCACCCCGCCGTCCTCATCGGCGGGCTGGGCGTCGGCTTCTCGCTGGCACGGGCCGCCGCCGAACCGCGCTGGGGCCGGATCGCGGTGGCCGAGCGCGAGGCGGCGGTGATCGACTGGCACCGCACGGGTCCGCTCTCGGCCGTCTCGGGGGAGGCGCTGGCCGATCCGCGCACCGAGATCCTGCACACCGACCTGGTGGCGTACCTCCACGACGGCGCGGGCCAACTCCCCTACGACGCACTGTGCCTGGACATCGACAACGGCCCCGACTGGACCGTCACCGAGGACAACGACAGCCTCTACTCCCCCGCCGGACTGGCCGCCTGCCGGGACCGGCTGACGCCCGGCGGAGTGCTCGCCGTGTGGTCGGCGCAGCCGTCCGCGGAGTTCGAACTGGCCCTGCGAAATGCCGGATTCGACGGGGTACGGACGGAAGAGATCCCCGTTGCCCGAGGAGTCCCGGACGTCGTCCATCTGGCGCTCCGGTCCGCGTAGGGTGCGTAGCCGACGGTCACACCATGCCCTTACGCTGCTGCCCAGCAAGACGCGACCACGCAGGGCACATGCAGGGGCGGGCGATGGACCAGACTCAGACAACCCAGGGCGGCACCACCGCGGCCACGCCGGGCGCCCAGCGCCGGGTGCTGGTCGTGGAGGACGATCCGACGATCGTCGAAGCCATCGCGGCCCGGCTGCGCGCCGAGGGCTTCCAGGTGCAGACGGCCACCGACGGCCCGGCCGCGGTGGACACCGCCGAGGCGTGGCAGCCGGATCTGCTCGTCCTCGACGTGATGCTGCCGGGCTTCGACGGCCTGGAGGTGTGCCGCCGGGTGCAGGCACAGCGCCCGGTGCCGGTGATGATGCTCACCGCCCGGGACGACGAGACCGACATGCTCGTCGGCCTCGGGGTCGGCGCCGACGACTACATGACCAAGCCGTTCTCCATGCGGGAGCTGGCCGCCCGGGTGCACGTGCTGCTGCGCCGGGTCGAGCGCGCCGCGCTGGCCGCGCACACCCCGCGCAGCGGCATCCTGCGGCTGGGTGAGCTGGAGATCGACCACGCGCAGCGCCGGGTCCGGGTGCGCGGCACGGACGTGCACCTGACCCCCACCGAGTTCGACCTGCTGGTCTGCCTGGCGAACACCCCGCGCGCGGTGCTCTCCCGCGAGCAGCTGCTCGCCGAGGTCTGGGACTGGGCGGACGCCTCCGGGACGCGTACGGTCGACAGCCACATCAAGGCGCTGCGCCGCAAGATCGGCGCCGAGCGGATCCGCACCGTCCACGGCGTCGGGTACGCCCTGGAGACCCCGCCCGCATGACCCGGCGCTGGCTGACGGGCGTGCGCGGACTGTGGCAGCGGGTCTGGGAGGGGCTGCGGCCCCTCGATCCGTACCGCTCCGTCAAGGCGGCGCTCGGCGCACTGGTCATCGTCTCGGTGATCATCACCACACTCCTGGTGTTCGTCGCGATGCACTCGGCGACAGAGCTGCGGGTGATCACGGTCTTCTCGATCATCGCCTCGCTGCTGATCACCCAGTTCGTGGCGAACAGCCTGACCGCGCCGCTCGGCGAGATGACCGATGTGACCCGGGCGATGGCGCACGGTGACTACACCCGCCGGGTGCGCTCGGACCGCCGCGACGAGTTCGGGGACCTGGCGGACGCCTTCAACCGCATGGCGGCCGACCTGGAGGCGGTGGACACCCACCGCAAGGAACTGGTCGCCAACGTCTCGCACGAGCTGCGCACCCCCATCGCGGCGCTGCGCGCGGTGCTGGAGAACGTCGTCGACGGGGTCTGCGAGCCGGACCCGGAGACCATGCGGACGGCGCTGAAGCAGACCGAGCGGCTGGGCCGGCTGGTGGAGCACCTCCTGGACCTGTCGCGCCTGGACAACGGCGTGGTGCCGCTGCACACCCGCCGCTTCGAGGTCTGGCCGTACCTGTCCGGGGTGCTCAAGGAGGCCAACATGAGCCGCGGCGCCTCCACGCTCTCCGGGCTCTCCGGCCTTGCCGCCTCCGGCACCCATACGCGGACCGACGTCCACCTCCACCTCGACGTGTCGCCCCCGGAGCTGACCGCGTACGCGGACGCCGAGCGGCTCCACCAGGTCGTGGCGAATCTCATCGACAACGCGATCAAGCACAGCCCGCGGCACGGCCGGGTCACGGTGCGCGCGCGGCGCGGCGAGGGGCCGGAGGGCCTGGAGCTGGAGGTGCAGGACGAGGGCCCCGGCATCCCCGCGTCGGAGCGCCACCGGGTCTTCGAGCGGTTCAACCGCGGCGGGCCGGGACCCTCGGGTCCGGGCACCGACGGCGGTACGGGACTGGGCCTGGCGATCGCGCGCTGGGCGGTGGATCTGCACGGCGGGCGCATCGGGGTGGCCGAATCACTCCGCGGTTGCCGGATCCGGGTCACCCTTCCGGGGCTGGAGTCAACCCGGGGCTGACGCCCGCTGACGTAGGGTCGGTGGTGGGAGCACTCGTTCCGGGGGTGCAACGGCGATGGGTGCTACCCGCACGCGGGCAAACCCCGGGTATTTCCCGCCAAGTCATGCCCTGAAACCCTTCGGTGAATGTGACGTGCGCGACGAGTGACCCTCCCGGACTGCACCAAAGGTCACAAGAGGCGTAGCCTTTATTCCCGCTGTCCACCACCTTAGGAAGCGGAAGAGGGCGGTTGCCGCCGTGTCGCTACAGTCCCCCAACAGTGCGAGTGTCTCGACGGACCAAGCGGGGCAGGGGAAGAACCCTGCCGCTGCGTTCGGTCCCAATGAGTGGCTCGTCGACGAGATCTACCAGCAGTACCTCCAGGACCCGAACTCGGTAGACCGAGCCTGGTGGGACTTCTTCGCCGACTACAAGCCGGGCGGCGCCACCGCGCCGAGCCAGCCGGCGGAGGCTGCCGCCCCCGCTCCGGCCCCGGCGGCTCCGGCCGCGCCCGCCGCGCCCGCCGCGGTCGAGCCGAAGCCCGCCGTGCAGGCCGCGGCCCAGCCGGCCACCCCGGCTACGCCTCCCGGTGCGAGCACCGGCTCCACCGGAGCGGCTGACGCCGTGCCCACCCCTGGCGCTCCGGCCCCCGCGCAGGCCGCGCCGGCGAAGGCCGCCCCGGCCAAGCCCACCGCCAAGCAGGTCGCTGACGGCCAGGCCCCCGAGGGCCCGGAGTACGTCACCCTGCGGGGCCCGTCGGCCGCCGTCGCGAAGAACATGAACGCCTCCCTGGAGCTGCCGACGGCCACGTCCGTCCGCGCGGTCCCGGTGAAGCTGCTCTTCGACAACCGCATCGTCATCAACAACCACCTCAAGCGCGCCCGGGGCGGGAAGGTCTCCTTCACCCACCTCATCGGCTACGCGATGGTGCAGGCCCTCAAGGCCATGCCGTCGATGAACAGCCACTTCGCGGAGAAGGACGGCAAGCCCACGCTGGTCAAGCCGGCGCACGTCAACCTCGGCCTGGCCATCGACCTGGTCAAGCCGAACGGCGAGCGCCAGCTGGTCGTCGCGGCCATCAAGAAGGCCGAGACGCTGAGCTTCTTCGAGTTCTGGCAGGCCTACGAGGACATCGTCCGCCGGGCCCGGGACAACAAGCTGACGATGGACGACTTCACCGGGGTCACCGCGTCGCTGACGAACCCCGGCGGCATCGGCACCGTCCACTCGGTGCCCCGCCTGATGCCCGGCCAGTCCATGATCATGGGCGTCGGCTCGATGGACTACCCGGCCGAGTTCCAGGGCACCTCCCAGGACGCCCTGAACAAGCTGGGTGTCGCCAAGGTCATGACGCTGACCAGCACCTACGACCACCGGGTGATCCAGGGCGCCGCCTCCGGCGAGTTCCTGCGGATCATGAACCAGCTGCTGCTCGGCGAGAACGATTTCTTCGACGACATCTTCAAGTCGCTTCGAATCCCGTACGAGCCGGTCCGCTGGCTGCGGGACATCGACGCCTCGCACGACGACGACGTCACCAAGGCCGCCCGGGTCTTCGAGCTGATCCACTCCTACCGGGTCCGCGGCCACGTCATGGCCGACACCGACCCGCTGGAGTACCACCAGCGCAAGCACCCCGACCTCGACATCACCGAGCACGGCCTCACCCTGTGGGACCTGGAGCGCGAGTTCGCGGTCGGCGGCTTCTCCGGCAAGTCCATGATGAAGCTGCGCGACATCCTGGGCGTGCTGCGCGACTCGTACTGCCGCACCACCGGCATCGAGTTCATGCACATCCAGGACCCCAAGCAGCGCAAGTGGATCCAGGACCGGGTCGAGCGCCCGCACAAGTCGCCGGAGCGCGACGAGCAGCTGCGGATCCTGCGCCGGCTGAACTCCGCCGAGGCGTTCGAGACGTTCCTGCAGACCAAGTACGTCGGCCAGAAGCGCTTCTCGCTGGAGGGCGGCGAGTCCGTCATCCCGCTGCTGGACGCGGTCATCGACTCCGCGGCCGAGTCGCGCCTGGACGAGGTCGTCATCGGCATGGCCCACCGCGGCCGGCTCAACGTCCTGGCGAACATCGTCGGCAAGTCGTACGCGCAGATCTTCCGGGAGTTCGAGGGCAACCTCGACCCGAAGTCGATGCACGGCTCCGGCGACGTGAAGTACCACCTGGGCGCCGAGGGCACCTTCACCGGCCTGGACGGCGAGCAGATCACGGTCTCGCTGACCGCCAACCCCTCCCACCTGGAGGCCGTGGACCCGGTCGTCGAGGGTGTCGCCCGCGCCAAGCAGGACATCATCAACAAGGGCGGTACGGACTTCACGGTCCTGCCGATCCAGCTGCACGGTGACGCCGCGTTCGCCGGCCAGGGCGTGGTCGCCGAGACGCTGAACATGTCGCAGCTGCGCGGCTACCGCACCGGCGGCACCGTCCACGTCGTCATCAACAACCAGGTCGGCTTCACCGCCGCGCCGGAGTCCTCGCGCTCCTCCATGTACGCCACGGACGTGGCCCGCATGATCGAGGCGCCGATCTTCCACGTCAACGGTGACGACCCCGAGGCCGTCGTCCGTGTCGCCCGGCTCGCCTTCGAGTTCCGCCAGGCGTTCAACAAGGACGTGGTCATCGACCTCATCTGCTACCGCCGCCGCGGCCACAACGAGTCGGACAACCCGGCCTTCACCCAGCCGTTGATGTACGACCTGATCGACAAGAAGCGCTCGGTGCGCAAGCTCTACACCGAGTCGCTGATCGGCCGGGGCGACATCACCCTCGAAGAGGCGGAGCAGGCGCTCCAGGACTTCCAGGGCCAGCTGGAGAAGGTCTTCACCGAGGTCCGCGACGCCACGACGGCCCCGGTCGCCCCCGAGGTGCCGCAGCCCAAGGCCGAGTTCCCGGTCTTCGTGGACACCGCGATCTCCCAGGAGGTCGTCAAGCGGATCGCCGAGTCCCAGGTCAACATCCCCGAGCGGGTCACCGTCCACCCGCGCCTGCTGCCCCAGCTGCAGCGCCGCGCGGCGATGGTCGAGGACGACGCGATCGACTGGGGCATGGGCGAGACCCTGGCCATCGGTTCGCTGCTGATGGAGGGCACCCCGGTCCGGCTCGCCGGCCAGGACTCCCGCCGCGGCACGTTCGGCCAGCGGCACGCGGTGCTCATCGACCGGCAGACCGGCGACGACTTCACCCCGCTGCTCTACCTGTCCGACGACCAGGCGCGCTACAACGTCTACGACTCGCTGCTGAGCGAGTACGCGGCGATGGGCTTCGAGTACGGCTACTCGCTCGCCCGCCCGGAGTCGCTGGTCATGTGGGAGGCCCAGTTCGGTGACTTCACCAACGGCGCCCAGACCATCGTCGACGAGTTCATCTCCTCGGCGGAGCAGAAGTGGGGCCAGACCTCCGGCGTCACCCTGCTCCTCCCGCACGGCTACGAGGGCCAGGGTCCGGACCACTCCTCGGCCCGGATCGAGCGCTTCCTCCAGCTGTGCGCGCAGAACAACATGACGGTCGCCATGCCGACGCTCCCGTCGAACTACTTCCACCTGCTCCGCTGGCAGGTCCACAACCCGCACCACAAGCCGCTGATCGTCTTCACCCCGAAGTCGATGCTGCGTCTGAAGGCGGCGGCGTCGAAGACGGAAGAGTTCACCACGGGCGGCTTCCGGCCGGTCATCGGCGACAGCACGGTCAGGGCCGAGGACGTCCGCAAGGTCGTCTTCTGCTCCGGCAAGGTCTACTACGACCTGGAGGCGGAGCGCGCCAAGCGCGGTGCGAACGACACGGCGATCGTCCGCATCGAGCGCCTGTACCCGCTTCCCGGCAAGGAGCTGCAGGCGGAGATCGCCAAGTTCCCGAACGCCGAGAAGTACCTCTGGGCGCAGGAGGAGCCGGCGAACCAGGGTGCCTGGCCGTTCCTCGGCCTCAACATGATCGACGCACTGGACCTGGCCGTCGGTGCCGACGTCCCGCACGGTGAGCGCCTGCGCCGGATCTCCCGGCCGCACAGCTCCTCGCCGGCGGTCGGTTCGGCCAAGCGCCACCAGGCCGAGCAGGCCCAGCTGGTGGCCGAGGTGTTCGACGCCTGAGCGGTGCCGCACGGCTGAGGTAGATGCCTGAAGGGCCCGTTCCCACCGAGGTGGGAACGGGCCCTTCACGCTGTGGTGCCGGCACGGAGCGCCGCCTTCTGGGGGTGGAGGTCGGGCGGCGGGCAGGCGTCACACCGGCTGCGGTTCGAAGTCCCAGTACGGGCGCCGGCGGCGCCGGGCGGACAGGGTGTGCGGATGCTCGGCGCCCAGCGTCTCGGCCAGCTGGGAGATCGCCTCCTGCTCCAGCTTCGCCGCCTCCTGGCCGCGGCGCTGAGCGCGCAGGTCCTCGGCGAGCAGCGCGACGGCCTTGCCCGGCTTGGCCGACACCTCGACGCCGAAGGTCACGCTGGTCTCGTGCGGGGCGACCCACTCGGTCGCCTCCCGGACGCTGGCCGCGACCCCGCCGATCACCTCGCGCAGGCCCTCGACCCGGGCGCCGAGCGCGTCCCAGGCCCCGACGTCCTCGAACTCCCCGTCCCAGCCGGCGTCGTCCGGCTCGTCGAGCCCGGCGGCGACCAGCCTGGACACCCGCGCCCAGACCTCCGTGCCGTCCGGCAGCTCGATGCGTTGCGCACGCTCGGGCATCACGGCCTCCTGCTCCCCCTGAGCGGCAATTCCCCA
This window encodes:
- a CDS encoding response regulator transcription factor, whose translation is MDQTQTTQGGTTAATPGAQRRVLVVEDDPTIVEAIAARLRAEGFQVQTATDGPAAVDTAEAWQPDLLVLDVMLPGFDGLEVCRRVQAQRPVPVMMLTARDDETDMLVGLGVGADDYMTKPFSMRELAARVHVLLRRVERAALAAHTPRSGILRLGELEIDHAQRRVRVRGTDVHLTPTEFDLLVCLANTPRAVLSREQLLAEVWDWADASGTRTVDSHIKALRRKIGAERIRTVHGVGYALETPPA
- a CDS encoding spermidine synthase; protein product: MDPAHPWHPTAGPESAARTLDRRQGPYGEVVLRQRGPAAEGPGTLAAPGSDGPVYEIIANGCFLMDTSDGRSERLLVDAALAALPAGRAHPAVLIGGLGVGFSLARAAAEPRWGRIAVAEREAAVIDWHRTGPLSAVSGEALADPRTEILHTDLVAYLHDGAGQLPYDALCLDIDNGPDWTVTEDNDSLYSPAGLAACRDRLTPGGVLAVWSAQPSAEFELALRNAGFDGVRTEEIPVARGVPDVVHLALRSA
- a CDS encoding multifunctional oxoglutarate decarboxylase/oxoglutarate dehydrogenase thiamine pyrophosphate-binding subunit/dihydrolipoyllysine-residue succinyltransferase subunit; its protein translation is MSLQSPNSASVSTDQAGQGKNPAAAFGPNEWLVDEIYQQYLQDPNSVDRAWWDFFADYKPGGATAPSQPAEAAAPAPAPAAPAAPAAPAAVEPKPAVQAAAQPATPATPPGASTGSTGAADAVPTPGAPAPAQAAPAKAAPAKPTAKQVADGQAPEGPEYVTLRGPSAAVAKNMNASLELPTATSVRAVPVKLLFDNRIVINNHLKRARGGKVSFTHLIGYAMVQALKAMPSMNSHFAEKDGKPTLVKPAHVNLGLAIDLVKPNGERQLVVAAIKKAETLSFFEFWQAYEDIVRRARDNKLTMDDFTGVTASLTNPGGIGTVHSVPRLMPGQSMIMGVGSMDYPAEFQGTSQDALNKLGVAKVMTLTSTYDHRVIQGAASGEFLRIMNQLLLGENDFFDDIFKSLRIPYEPVRWLRDIDASHDDDVTKAARVFELIHSYRVRGHVMADTDPLEYHQRKHPDLDITEHGLTLWDLEREFAVGGFSGKSMMKLRDILGVLRDSYCRTTGIEFMHIQDPKQRKWIQDRVERPHKSPERDEQLRILRRLNSAEAFETFLQTKYVGQKRFSLEGGESVIPLLDAVIDSAAESRLDEVVIGMAHRGRLNVLANIVGKSYAQIFREFEGNLDPKSMHGSGDVKYHLGAEGTFTGLDGEQITVSLTANPSHLEAVDPVVEGVARAKQDIINKGGTDFTVLPIQLHGDAAFAGQGVVAETLNMSQLRGYRTGGTVHVVINNQVGFTAAPESSRSSMYATDVARMIEAPIFHVNGDDPEAVVRVARLAFEFRQAFNKDVVIDLICYRRRGHNESDNPAFTQPLMYDLIDKKRSVRKLYTESLIGRGDITLEEAEQALQDFQGQLEKVFTEVRDATTAPVAPEVPQPKAEFPVFVDTAISQEVVKRIAESQVNIPERVTVHPRLLPQLQRRAAMVEDDAIDWGMGETLAIGSLLMEGTPVRLAGQDSRRGTFGQRHAVLIDRQTGDDFTPLLYLSDDQARYNVYDSLLSEYAAMGFEYGYSLARPESLVMWEAQFGDFTNGAQTIVDEFISSAEQKWGQTSGVTLLLPHGYEGQGPDHSSARIERFLQLCAQNNMTVAMPTLPSNYFHLLRWQVHNPHHKPLIVFTPKSMLRLKAAASKTEEFTTGGFRPVIGDSTVRAEDVRKVVFCSGKVYYDLEAERAKRGANDTAIVRIERLYPLPGKELQAEIAKFPNAEKYLWAQEEPANQGAWPFLGLNMIDALDLAVGADVPHGERLRRISRPHSSSPAVGSAKRHQAEQAQLVAEVFDA
- a CDS encoding rhomboid-like protein, translated to MSTLETAGGVPVDDGPGVGPRADGTPVILAGMPRQRGDAALVPATAATDAAGGAAQDAAARRPWTGLRPWRLLPTPTGTPFTFGYALLLVATSLFADHGDPALVASLLQGSSTDVTHLAQDPLLVLVASALWIAGGLGSSFALVFLVVVTALERRIGGPRTAAVFFGGHALATLATEMPVGFSVAAGGLPDSSLHRLDYGISFGVMTCTGALAVLLPGWLRWPLLAAVGYMGVTDLLTSADPMTDWGHLLSLALGVAAWPLLRRWRDQRAGPAPLLGDLGHPALRTPRTY
- a CDS encoding CU044_2847 family protein, giving the protein MPERAQRIELPDGTEVWARVSRLVAAGLDEPDDAGWDGEFEDVGAWDALGARVEGLREVIGGVAASVREATEWVAPHETSVTFGVEVSAKPGKAVALLAEDLRAQRRGQEAAKLEQEAISQLAETLGAEHPHTLSARRRRRPYWDFEPQPV
- a CDS encoding pentapeptide repeat-containing protein, yielding MSHERRPSKDREPSPPQAPDAARLPLLSDCGSCFGLCCVALPFAASADFALDKEAGRPCPNLGAGFRCGIHAELRQRGFSGCTVFECFGAGQKVSQVTFEGKDWRQAPGTARAMFDAFGVMRQLHELLWYVAEALTLPAARPVHRELRAVQETTERLTLGGPEELAGVDVAAHRGEVNALLLRVSELVRAQVPGRKKERRGADLMGARLKGASLRGADLRGAYLIAADLQGADLRTADLIGADLRDADLRGADLTGSIFLTQAQVNAARGDAATRLPPGLRRPAHW
- a CDS encoding sensor histidine kinase, with translation MTRRWLTGVRGLWQRVWEGLRPLDPYRSVKAALGALVIVSVIITTLLVFVAMHSATELRVITVFSIIASLLITQFVANSLTAPLGEMTDVTRAMAHGDYTRRVRSDRRDEFGDLADAFNRMAADLEAVDTHRKELVANVSHELRTPIAALRAVLENVVDGVCEPDPETMRTALKQTERLGRLVEHLLDLSRLDNGVVPLHTRRFEVWPYLSGVLKEANMSRGASTLSGLSGLAASGTHTRTDVHLHLDVSPPELTAYADAERLHQVVANLIDNAIKHSPRHGRVTVRARRGEGPEGLELEVQDEGPGIPASERHRVFERFNRGGPGPSGPGTDGGTGLGLAIARWAVDLHGGRIGVAESLRGCRIRVTLPGLESTRG